TGGCTGCCGGGAATGACCTTTTTCAGCGGATGGGCCGTGCTTTGCCTTACGGGTTTTGTCTCGTCTTTCTGTTCGATCAACTCTACGGATTTCTCGCATGGGGTATTGCCTCATTGGGAGACATGGCGCTTGGAGCTGAGTGGGGGCTCTTCTCCTTTTCCATGTCCTATTACCTGGGAGCGTTGCCATTCCTGTTTTTCTTGAGCCGTTTCGGATTCACTATCGTAGGCCCGGCCGTTGATGATCGAGTCTCATTTAAGGATTCGTGGCGAATTTCCAGCCCCGGAGCCGGGGCCGTGTTCCTGACCACGCTTGTCTGGTGGGGGTTCAAGAGATTGCCCACGAACCTTCTGGGGTTTTCACCGTATCCTTACCTCGTCAATTTCTATTTCGATTGGTTCCATATGCCGATTCAGGCTTGTGTCACCATTCTTTTCGGTGTGATTGCCGCCGTCTGGTATGAGCGATTGAAGCTTGCCGGCTGACCGTTTCTGCACTCCCTTTCGTTGGCTTTCCCTTTATGCTATTGAAATCTCCGCCGGGGAAAACCGCGCTTTCACACGGTTGTCGCGTTGACAAAGCGGATTCCGATTATATCATGCTTCACAGTGCTACGGTGTGAAATGTGCACAAGGCATATCAAGACCGCATAAGACTCTCAGGAGACCGTATATATGTTGAAATTCCTTTTCGGTTCGAAAAATGACCGATACCTGAAGAAAATCCAGCCCCTTGTTGACCAGGTGAATGCCTTTGAACCGGAAATGAAAGCGTTGTCCGACGAAGACTTTCCGGCCAGGATTGCCATGTGGAAGGGACAGGTTGCCGCCGGGGAAAAGACCCTGGACGACCTGATGCCCGAGTGCTTTGCTCTGGTTCGCGAGGCTGGGCAGCGCGTATTTGATCCGCCCATGCGCCACTATGACGTGCAGCTCATCGGTGGATATGTTCTCCATCAGGGCAAGATCGCGGAAATGAAGACCGGTGAGGGTAAAACCCTTGTCGCCACACTGGCGGTTGTGCTCAACGCATTGTCCGGCAAGGGCGTGCACGTTGTCACGGTCAACGATTACCTTGCTTCCCGTGACGCCGAGTGGATGGGGCAGCTCTATAATTTCCTTGGTCTGACCGTGGGCGTTATCGTGCACGGTCTGAACGATCAGGAACGTCAGGTCGCCTACGCCGCAGATATCACCTATGGAACTAACAACGAGTTCGGTTTCGATTACCTGCGCGACAACATGAAGTTCTACAAGGAACAGTTGGTTCAGCGTCCGCTCAATTACGCCATTGTGGATGAGGTTGACTCCATCCTCATTGACGAAGCGCGGACTCCGCTCATTATTTCCGGTCCCGGTGAGAAATCTTCTGGTTTGTACCGTCGTATCGACGCGATCATTCCCAATCTGATTAAATCTTCGCCTACGGACCCCGAAGACAAGGACGCAATCCCCGACGGCGATTTCGTGCTGGACGAGAAAACCAAGTCCATCACCATGACCGACGCCGGTGTCGAGAAGGTCGAAGCGCTGCTCGACGTGGACAATCTGTTCGATCCGCAGCACATAGCCCTTCAGCACCATGTGCTTCAGGCTCTCAAGGCGCACCATTGTTTCCAGAATGATGTCGAGTACATCGTCAAGGACAATCAGGTCGTACTGGTTGATGAATTCACTGGTCGTCTCATGCCGGGACGCCGTTTGTCCGACGGTCTGCATCAGGCCATCGAAGCCAAGGAGAACGTCAAGGTCGAGGCCGAAAACCAGACGTTGGCGTCCATCACTTTCCAGAACTATTTCCGCATGTACGAAAAGCTGGCCGGCATGACTGGTACGGCTGACACCGAAGCCGTGGAATTCGGCCAGATCTACAATCTTGAAGTTATCGTCATTCCCACGCATCAGCAGATGATCCGTATCGACAACCCGGACTCCATCTACAAGACGCAGGAACAGAAATACCAGGCCATCGCTGAGGATATCGAGGATTGCTACCGTCGAGGCCAGCCCACGCTGGTCGGCACGGTATCCATCGAAAAATCCGAATTGCTGTCCAACCTGCTCAAGAAACGCAAGGTTCCGCACAGCGTGCTCAATGCGAAGCAGCATGAAAAGGAAGCTGAGATCGTGCTTGAAGCCGGGCACAGGAAAAAGGTCACCATCGCCACCAATATGGCAGGTCGTGGTACCGACATCAAACTCGGCGAAGGCGTCCGCGAACTCGGTGGTCTGCACATCATCGGTACCGAGCGGCATGAATCCCGCCGTATCGACAATCAGCTCCGAGGCCGTTCCGGTCGTCAGGGCGACCCGGGTTCCTCCCGTTTCTATCTGGCTCTGGACGATGACCTCATGCGTCTGTTCGGGTCCGATCGATTGCAGGGCATCATGGAGAAGCTCGGTCTGGAAGACGGCATGGCGATCGAGAACAAAATGGTTTCCAACGCCATTGAGAAATCCCAGACCCGTGTGGAAGGGCATCACTACGAGATTCGTAAGCAGCTTCTGGAGTATGACAATGTCATGAACCAGCAGCGTGAAGCCATCTATTCCCTGCGTCATGACCTGATGAAGGCCAAGGAAGTGGAAGAGCTGGCACGGGAATACGCTACCGACCTCATCGAAGATATCCTGGAACCCGTTTTGGATATGCGAGACCCGGATCAGGAAACCATTGATTCCGTGCGTGCCCGTCTGGAAGAAATATTCAACTTCGAGCGGTTCGATGCCTGGCATGAGGTCGAATTGCCGAGCCGGGAACAGGCGGCAGAGTGGGTGGATGACATCTTCGCCTACCTGCGTACGTCCACCGGTGAGCATTATCAGGAAATTCTGCGCTACTTCATGCTCGATTCCCTGGACCGCAACTGGAAGGAACATCTGCTCAACATGGATCATCTGCGCGACGGTATCGGCCTGCGCGGTTACGGGCAGAAAGACCCCAAGCAGGAGTACAAGCGCGAAGGCTTCGAACTGTTTGCCGAGCTGGTTTATACCATTAAGGAAAACGCCATGCGCGCCTTCTCCCACCTGCGGATCGAGGCTGAAGTCAAGGACGAAGAATTCAAACATGAAGGTTCCGAAGAACTGGAATATACCGACCATGAGTCTGCAAAGGATAAGACTGCTGCGCCGGTCAAGAAGGCTCCCAAGGTATCTCGTAACGCTGTCTGTCCCTGCGGCAGTGGCAAGAAATACAAGAAGTGCTGCGGCTCGTAAGTCGTTTTACTCAAAGTCAATGAAAGGCCGGTCCCATTACGGGGCCGGCTTTTTTTGTGGTGAAGAGTGCCACTCATGAAGAAACGAGTCCCTTGAGGGCGTTGGGAATGTTGAGCAGGTTTGGTGTCATTGTATTTCCGACTTGCCGGAAAAGGAGGGTGATTTGTCGCAATGTCATGTCCGTACGAGGTATCACGATGGAGAGTCTTGCCATTGCAACGATGCAAAGGATACAGGTGTCAGATGACAGAGACGCATACGATGCATACGGCCGAGGAAATGATCGACTCATCGGCCAATTTCGAAATATGGCCGTTCACCGAGGGGACAGGATGTCCCGTCTCGGATATCCGCGAACCTCATTTGCATGACTATTACGCCGTTCAGTTTGTCACTGAAGGCAAGGGCGTGCATGTCATTGATTTTCAGCCCTATGAGATTGCCGCGAATTCTCTGTATTTCGTGTCGCCGCATCAGCTTCATCTGTGGCGGCCTGAAGGGGGCCTGAAAGGATATGTCATGGCTTTCACCGAGGATTTTCTGCGTTCGCCCGAGTCACCTGTCGTCAATATGACGGACCTGGAATTCTTTTACAGCACGGCACATCTTCCTTTGTTTCATGCCTCAACGGATCAGGCCGCGACACTGCTCGACCTGATGGAGAAAATGTGGACTGAATTTGATGAACGCAATGAGGGGTTCGTGTCTGTCCTGCGCGCTTTTTTTCATATTTTCATGGTCAATCTCCAGCGCATGTACAGTGAGGAGTTGAGGGCTGAGTCCACAGGGGTTGAGCCGGATCTGGTTCGCCGATTCAAGAAAATGGTTGCCGAAAAGTACCTCTTGCAGATGTCCGTGCAGGAATACGCAGATGCCCTGGGGGTGAGCGTGTCCCGGTTGAATTCCGCGGTCAAGGAAGCCACCCGGACCACGCCCGGCCAGATCGTGCGCAGCGAAATGGTCATGGCTGCCAAACGGATGCTTGCCCATTCCGATATGAATGTTTCGGAAATCTGTTTTGAACTCAGTTTTGACGACCCATCCTATTTTGGTCGTTTCTTCAAGCGGGAAGCTGGAGTCACACCATCGAATTTTCGGGAACAGATGCGCGAAAAGTACCATTCTTTTGCACGATAGTTCCTGTCACGATCAGTGCATTTTCTCCTACCATACAGTCATTAATCGAATGTATGGAGGTTTTTTCAATGACGTTGAATGAAGTACACGAGGCTATTGCCAGGATCGGCTGCCTCTCCATGACGACTCTGGACGGCGACACCATGCACAGCCGCATCATCAGTGTATGCGGTGGTGACGAAGATGGTATTTATTTCCTGACAATGGATACCAAGCCGTTCTATCACCAGCTCAAGGCTGACCCTCGAATTTCCGTGAGCGGAATTTATCCGCATGGTCGTAAGGAAGGAAAGAATGCGGCGGGCCAGCCGTATTTTGCTCCCGGTTTCACGTTGCGCATCACTGGAGAGGCGCGTGAAGTTTCTCAGAACGTCATGCAGGCCAAGGCCGACGCGGGCCATGACGTGATGCGGTATGTCCTTGAGGATCAGGAGCGGTATCCAGCCGTTCGGCTGTTCTGTCTCTACAAGGGCAAGGGCGAGGTATTCGACTTTGATTTTGAGGAAGAACATCGCGATCATAAATTGGAACGTTCCCGTTTTTCCTTTGGCGGTGAAATCCACAATGAGGCTGGATGCTGGATAACGACCGACTGTGTGCGTTGCGGGGAATGTCTAGAGGTGTGCACTTTCAAGGCAATAGTGCCCGGCGAGCCGTATTCCATCAACGGGGCGCGGTGTGACGAATGCGGCAGTTGTGTCCGAACCTGTCCGCAGGGAGCCATTGAACTGCCCTTGACATTGTAACCGACAGCGCTTGTCGTTCTTGCCAGAAAGACGGCAAGTGCGTACGTATATCGGCTATGTTGCGTTTCCTGATTTCCTGCATCTTTTTGGTGATGTGTTCATCAGTTGCATTGGCCGAGACCGGGTTCAATACGTCCCGTCCGGACCTTATGCTGACTGAACCGACCAACATGAATACGACATTTCAGTTGGAGACGGCATTTGATTACGTGAGCGACGCTGATTTCAACAATGGACTCGGCGGTGTGAAGGTTTTTCGTTCGTCCCTGTCTGCCGATTATTCCATTTTCAACCTCTCCTACATGATATCGGATTTCGCATGGTCAAGAACTGACGGAGTGGCAAAGACGTTTTCTACAGCAGGCAACTCAATACCGTGGAATGTCTTGCACGATATCACGCTTCAGGCTCGTCTCATAAACAACTCGATTGGTGACAACTGGCGGTATTGGGTCAACGGCGAAGTGGCCTCCTCTTTTGAGACGACTTTTCCCGGTACTGTGGGAGTCGGTTTTGATGGTGGTATAGCCTACGATTTCTGGGATGGGTGGATGCTGGGGCTGACTGCCAGGACCGTTGCGCTTTCGCCGCTCAATCAGGACCTTTTCGGAGAGACGGAATTTGGTCTGGCAGTGGCAGTTTCTCAAAAAACTTTGCGCAGGACTCTTCAGTCACTGGGATTGTTCATGGAAAAGCCGGAAGGTTTGGATTCCATCAGTTTTAATTTTGTTATCTCCAGGGCCGAAAAAACCTATCGGCTGGGGTCCGGCAATCCTGTGTATCAGAGCGGCTACCTTGGGGTTGTTCGCTCCAAGGCGGGACTGTATCTCGATTATGCACCCAACGAAGACATCGTTATGTCCATTGGGCCGGAGTACCACTATTCGCGGGAGTATTTGTTATATAATTCTGCGGGATCGTATCAATCGTCACATCAGCTCGACAATGCTTTCGGCGGGTATGTGCGAGTCCTTTGGAAATTCTGACATCTGTCCAAAAAAAACGGACAGGCACAAGCCCGTCCGTAGATATTCTTCGTATAGCAGAAAAATATTTATCCCTGCACTCCCATATAATTGACCGCCATGGTCCAGATTTGTTCCAACTCTTCTTCGGTCAGGGAATATCCTTTGGAAGTGACGAATTCCGCCATTCCGGCCTGATCCTTGACCTCTTTGGCCTCGCTGACCAGAGCCGGGTTGGACATGACGTCATTAACCAGGCGTGTTACTTCATCTTGGCTCACGTGTTTCCTCCGAACAATTTATTTGACTTTAACAACCGTGACGCTGTTCTTGGGTGATCCTTCGACCATTCTGTCGCTGTATACCATGTAGACTATGACATCTCGCTTCTTGTCATAGAAACGGACCACCTGCATGGATTTGAAGACCAGCGAGGTGCCCTTCTTGAACACCTTTTCTCCATTCATTTTGCCGTTTCGGATATTCTCCGGCACGTTTATGTCCCCGGTGCGGACGCACTCAATAGAGGCATCAGAGGGGTCTTCAGCCACGCCGATCATCCCTTTGACCCCGCCCTTGCGCGCACGGCTCAGGTAGCAGGTCACACCCGGTATGGCCGGGTCGTCAAAGGCCTCCACCACGATGTCGTCATCGCGGGAGAACATGTGGAATACGGTATCAACTGTGCCGATGGTTTCAGAAGACACGGAGGCGGGTACCACTATGCACACCAGAAAGGCAAGCATCAACACGCGGGTAAAGCGACCAAAGGCCGAGCGGCGCTTTCTTGAAGGACAAATGTAGGATTTCATTCCGATACAACTAGCAAGTGCGGGGTGGAATTGCAAGTCTGGGCGTCTATGGGGTCGCGGTCGTGGAGAAATGAACAATGTACATTTTCTTGAATACCAAACAGTGTTTGAGGCGTGTTGTTTCGTTCCGTGAACCGGGGAACACGATGCCTTTAATCGTGAGTGTTCTGTGCTAGATTTTGAGGCTCCCACCATGCTTCATGGCGTGATTCTCCCGGGATGCATTTTTCACCCATTCTTGGCGTCAGAAGGGCAACTCCATGTGTTGCCGCATGCTCCGTCACCTTGCGGATGGGGTCGTCCCATTTATGAAACGCGAGGTCATATGCTCCCCAATGAACCGGAAGCATGTGTTTCCCTCCCAGTTCAATATGCGCCTTGACCGATTCGTCCGGGAACATGTGCACGTCAGGCCAATCCTTGTTCCAGGCTCCGCTTTCCATCATTGTCAGATCAAAGGGACCGAACCGCTCGCCGATTTTCTTGAAGCGATCGTCATAGCCGCCGTCGCCGGAATAGAAGGCGCGGTGACGCGGGCCCTTGAACACGAAGGATGCCCATTGGGTCTTGTTGCGAGTGCCCAGAGTACGCCCGGAAAAATGCCGGGTCGGTGTGGCCACAACGTCCACGCCGTTAACCGTGTGTGATTCCCACCAGTCCAGTTCGATGATCTTGTCGGCGGGACAACCCCATTTGATCAGGTGGGCGCTGACTCCCAGCGGCACAATGAACAGTGGAGTTTTTGCAATGAGAGCCTTGATCGTTTTCATCTCAAGATGATCGTAATGATCGTGGGAGATGACAACGGC
The genomic region above belongs to uncultured Pseudodesulfovibrio sp. and contains:
- the secA gene encoding preprotein translocase subunit SecA; translation: MLKFLFGSKNDRYLKKIQPLVDQVNAFEPEMKALSDEDFPARIAMWKGQVAAGEKTLDDLMPECFALVREAGQRVFDPPMRHYDVQLIGGYVLHQGKIAEMKTGEGKTLVATLAVVLNALSGKGVHVVTVNDYLASRDAEWMGQLYNFLGLTVGVIVHGLNDQERQVAYAADITYGTNNEFGFDYLRDNMKFYKEQLVQRPLNYAIVDEVDSILIDEARTPLIISGPGEKSSGLYRRIDAIIPNLIKSSPTDPEDKDAIPDGDFVLDEKTKSITMTDAGVEKVEALLDVDNLFDPQHIALQHHVLQALKAHHCFQNDVEYIVKDNQVVLVDEFTGRLMPGRRLSDGLHQAIEAKENVKVEAENQTLASITFQNYFRMYEKLAGMTGTADTEAVEFGQIYNLEVIVIPTHQQMIRIDNPDSIYKTQEQKYQAIAEDIEDCYRRGQPTLVGTVSIEKSELLSNLLKKRKVPHSVLNAKQHEKEAEIVLEAGHRKKVTIATNMAGRGTDIKLGEGVRELGGLHIIGTERHESRRIDNQLRGRSGRQGDPGSSRFYLALDDDLMRLFGSDRLQGIMEKLGLEDGMAIENKMVSNAIEKSQTRVEGHHYEIRKQLLEYDNVMNQQREAIYSLRHDLMKAKEVEELAREYATDLIEDILEPVLDMRDPDQETIDSVRARLEEIFNFERFDAWHEVELPSREQAAEWVDDIFAYLRTSTGEHYQEILRYFMLDSLDRNWKEHLLNMDHLRDGIGLRGYGQKDPKQEYKREGFELFAELVYTIKENAMRAFSHLRIEAEVKDEEFKHEGSEELEYTDHESAKDKTAAPVKKAPKVSRNAVCPCGSGKKYKKCCGS
- a CDS encoding Nif11-like leader peptide family natural product precursor → MSQDEVTRLVNDVMSNPALVSEAKEVKDQAGMAEFVTSKGYSLTEEELEQIWTMAVNYMGVQG
- a CDS encoding MBL fold metallo-hydrolase, yielding MKKFCLIILTTATLLSVVVGLAAYAAMGQSPAEDQRSMYRSSDNYRDEMFINAMPVSLKMDSNMLATTVRFFMTSNRPPQPLTVHPITASDFNTSPADLQVVWLGHSSTILDIDGVRLLVDPVFDNASPVPFTVRRFQNAPIKRDELPEIHAVVISHDHYDHLEMKTIKALIAKTPLFIVPLGVSAHLIKWGCPADKIIELDWWESHTVNGVDVVATPTRHFSGRTLGTRNKTQWASFVFKGPRHRAFYSGDGGYDDRFKKIGERFGPFDLTMMESGAWNKDWPDVHMFPDESVKAHIELGGKHMLPVHWGAYDLAFHKWDDPIRKVTEHAATHGVALLTPRMGEKCIPGESRHEAWWEPQNLAQNTHD
- a CDS encoding CreA family protein codes for the protein MKSYICPSRKRRSAFGRFTRVLMLAFLVCIVVPASVSSETIGTVDTVFHMFSRDDDIVVEAFDDPAIPGVTCYLSRARKGGVKGMIGVAEDPSDASIECVRTGDINVPENIRNGKMNGEKVFKKGTSLVFKSMQVVRFYDKKRDVIVYMVYSDRMVEGSPKNSVTVVKVK
- a CDS encoding AraC family transcriptional regulator, with the protein product MTETHTMHTAEEMIDSSANFEIWPFTEGTGCPVSDIREPHLHDYYAVQFVTEGKGVHVIDFQPYEIAANSLYFVSPHQLHLWRPEGGLKGYVMAFTEDFLRSPESPVVNMTDLEFFYSTAHLPLFHASTDQAATLLDLMEKMWTEFDERNEGFVSVLRAFFHIFMVNLQRMYSEELRAESTGVEPDLVRRFKKMVAEKYLLQMSVQEYADALGVSVSRLNSAVKEATRTTPGQIVRSEMVMAAKRMLAHSDMNVSEICFELSFDDPSYFGRFFKREAGVTPSNFREQMREKYHSFAR
- a CDS encoding 4Fe-4S binding protein, with the protein product MTLNEVHEAIARIGCLSMTTLDGDTMHSRIISVCGGDEDGIYFLTMDTKPFYHQLKADPRISVSGIYPHGRKEGKNAAGQPYFAPGFTLRITGEAREVSQNVMQAKADAGHDVMRYVLEDQERYPAVRLFCLYKGKGEVFDFDFEEEHRDHKLERSRFSFGGEIHNEAGCWITTDCVRCGECLEVCTFKAIVPGEPYSINGARCDECGSCVRTCPQGAIELPLTL